In a genomic window of Arachnia rubra:
- a CDS encoding glycoside hydrolase family 2 TIM barrel-domain containing protein — MIVPRHYEDLGILHENTLPPRAYYIPASAPADPSPWKREESDRLQLLSGQWFMRYLPSIHDLAERFWATMAAPVPTEDADGVGLMAPTEAASADASVVTGPRGLTGSVASANTTDWIDPIVPPGFEPVPVPSVWQHLGYDHHQYTNIRYPIPFDPPHVPQDNPCAAYLKDFQYERIPEAPCTYLTFEGVDSCFYVWLNGAYVGYSQVSHATSEFDVTEYIRPGTNRLAVLVLKWCDGTYLEDQDKFRTSGIFRDVYLLSRPRSVLFDYAITTALGCGEDEEAARSDAIVELRGAFRGGVTPTTAALMDHEGKAIATGELEPFDPAAGGDGYSHRVHLTVEEPHLWSAEDPYLYTLVITTPDEVITDRVGLREVGVSGVVVRVNGSPVTLRGVNRHDSDPFTGPVVDLAHMQRDLRLMKEHNINAVRSSHYPNDPRFYQLCDEYGFYVMSEADNESHGTQARFLADDSWDNQVEHWNEPIADNPEWTEATVDRMRLCVHREKNRPSIISWSAGNECGYGCAFETALAWAKAFDPTRLTHYESAYYRDSKRVYDYSSIDLYSRMYPSLDEIRAYLDSGPDKPFILVEYCHAMGNGPGDLEDYWEIILADERMCGGFVWEWCDHAIAARANPVGRTVYLYGGDHDEAIHDGNFCVDGLVSPDRVPHPGLAELKNVQRPARVVGYDQEAGLVTIRNDLDHTDLAGYVRVSYELMCDGAVAECGELELGQAVPPHSQVVVPCALQVPDAGRCHLKITYRLASDQPLLSAGHVLGFDEILVKNTDGRHRRVRELARHSTTCAPVQVTRQGPRVGVIAGDLRCVFDTRTGLPSRMAAGGRELLDRPAELNIWRAPTDNDRHVRLEWERAHYHQAVARAYGTEITEEEGRVVLCSRIAMVAPTVQPILRGEMSWTIWGDGEMDLKLAVSRAEGFPSLPRLGLRLFLPETMRHVSYYGLGPLESYADKRRASWHGEFAADAEAFHEDYIRPQENGSRADCDYVALSGGGLSLTAVGQQPFSFNVSPYTQEELASRRHNTELRPCGSTVLCLDAAMAGIGSNSCGPSLARRYQVDARDLELGIHFQPRTISTHNEVKP; from the coding sequence ATGATCGTTCCTAGGCACTACGAGGACCTCGGGATCCTCCACGAGAACACCCTGCCGCCCCGCGCCTATTACATTCCCGCCTCCGCGCCGGCGGACCCGAGCCCCTGGAAACGTGAGGAATCGGATCGTCTCCAACTGCTGAGCGGCCAATGGTTCATGAGATACCTGCCCAGCATCCACGACCTCGCCGAGCGCTTCTGGGCGACGATGGCGGCCCCAGTGCCGACAGAGGATGCGGATGGCGTCGGGCTGATGGCTCCTACGGAGGCGGCCAGCGCAGACGCAAGCGTGGTGACGGGGCCGAGGGGCCTTACGGGGTCTGTGGCCTCGGCCAATACGACCGACTGGATCGACCCGATTGTGCCGCCAGGCTTCGAACCGGTGCCGGTACCCAGCGTCTGGCAGCACCTCGGCTACGACCACCACCAGTACACCAACATTCGCTACCCCATCCCCTTCGACCCGCCCCACGTTCCCCAGGACAACCCCTGCGCCGCCTACCTAAAGGATTTCCAGTACGAACGTATTCCTGAGGCTCCCTGCACCTACCTGACCTTCGAGGGCGTGGACTCCTGTTTTTACGTGTGGCTCAACGGCGCCTACGTCGGTTACAGCCAGGTCTCCCATGCCACCAGTGAGTTCGACGTCACCGAGTACATCCGTCCCGGCACCAACCGTCTTGCTGTCCTGGTACTCAAGTGGTGCGACGGCACCTACCTGGAGGATCAGGACAAGTTCCGCACCAGCGGCATCTTCCGGGACGTCTACCTCCTGTCGCGGCCACGCTCGGTCCTCTTCGACTACGCCATCACCACCGCGCTCGGGTGCGGTGAGGATGAGGAGGCAGCACGCAGCGACGCGATCGTCGAGTTGCGGGGAGCCTTTCGCGGCGGCGTGACGCCCACCACGGCAGCGCTGATGGACCATGAGGGCAAAGCCATCGCCACCGGGGAGCTGGAGCCCTTCGACCCTGCCGCTGGTGGTGACGGCTATAGCCATCGAGTCCACCTGACGGTGGAGGAACCGCATCTGTGGAGCGCCGAGGACCCCTACCTCTACACCCTGGTGATCACCACACCGGACGAGGTCATCACTGACCGGGTGGGGCTGCGTGAGGTCGGGGTCTCGGGCGTCGTCGTCCGGGTCAACGGAAGTCCCGTCACCCTGCGCGGGGTCAACCGGCACGACTCCGACCCGTTCACTGGTCCTGTCGTCGACCTCGCCCACATGCAGCGCGACCTGAGGCTGATGAAGGAGCACAACATCAACGCGGTGCGCAGCTCCCACTACCCCAACGATCCGCGCTTCTACCAGCTGTGCGACGAGTACGGCTTCTACGTCATGTCCGAGGCCGACAACGAGAGCCATGGCACCCAGGCCCGTTTCCTGGCCGACGACTCCTGGGATAACCAGGTGGAGCACTGGAACGAGCCCATTGCTGACAACCCCGAGTGGACCGAAGCCACTGTGGACCGGATGCGCCTGTGCGTTCACCGGGAGAAGAACCGCCCCAGCATCATCTCCTGGTCCGCGGGCAACGAGTGCGGCTACGGCTGCGCCTTCGAGACGGCGCTGGCCTGGGCCAAAGCCTTCGACCCCACACGCCTGACTCACTACGAGAGCGCCTACTACCGCGACTCCAAGCGCGTCTATGACTACTCCAGCATCGATCTGTATTCCCGGATGTACCCGTCCCTAGACGAGATCCGCGCCTACCTGGACTCTGGCCCGGACAAGCCCTTCATCCTGGTGGAGTACTGCCACGCCATGGGCAATGGACCCGGCGACCTCGAGGACTACTGGGAGATCATCCTGGCCGACGAGCGCATGTGCGGTGGTTTCGTGTGGGAGTGGTGCGACCACGCCATTGCCGCGAGGGCCAACCCGGTCGGACGGACGGTCTACCTCTATGGCGGCGACCACGACGAGGCCATCCATGACGGCAACTTCTGTGTCGACGGCCTGGTCTCGCCCGATCGCGTCCCTCACCCAGGGCTGGCTGAGCTCAAGAACGTCCAGCGTCCCGCCCGGGTGGTGGGCTACGACCAGGAGGCCGGGCTTGTCACCATCCGCAACGACCTCGACCACACCGACCTGGCCGGCTACGTCCGTGTCTCCTATGAGCTGATGTGCGACGGCGCCGTCGCCGAATGCGGTGAGCTGGAGCTGGGGCAGGCCGTTCCGCCACACTCCCAGGTCGTTGTTCCCTGCGCCCTCCAGGTCCCGGACGCGGGTCGCTGCCACCTCAAGATCACCTACCGGCTCGCCTCGGACCAGCCGCTGCTTTCAGCCGGGCACGTTCTCGGCTTCGACGAGATTCTGGTGAAGAACACCGACGGGCGTCATCGCCGGGTCCGGGAGCTCGCGCGCCACTCCACCACCTGTGCTCCGGTGCAGGTGACGCGGCAGGGACCGCGGGTCGGTGTCATCGCCGGCGATCTGCGTTGCGTCTTCGATACACGCACTGGACTGCCTTCCCGGATGGCAGCGGGCGGTCGGGAACTCCTGGATCGCCCGGCTGAGCTCAATATCTGGCGCGCCCCCACCGACAACGACCGCCATGTGCGCCTGGAGTGGGAACGTGCCCACTACCACCAGGCCGTGGCGCGGGCCTATGGGACGGAGATCACAGAGGAGGAGGGGCGCGTTGTCCTCTGTTCCAGGATCGCGATGGTTGCGCCCACCGTCCAGCCCATCCTGCGCGGGGAGATGTCCTGGACCATCTGGGGCGATGGCGAGATGGATCTGAAGCTCGCCGTGAGCCGGGCCGAGGGGTTCCCATCCTTACCGCGGCTGGGCCTGCGTCTCTTCCTGCCGGAGACGATGCGTCACGTCTCCTACTACGGGCTGGGCCCGCTGGAGAGCTACGCGGACAAGCGGCGTGCCAGCTGGCATGGGGAGTTCGCCGCCGATGCCGAGGCCTTTCATGAGGACTACATCCGGCCCCAGGAGAACGGCAGCCGCGCCGACTGCGACTACGTGGCCCTCTCTGGCGGCGGCCTGAGCCTCACCGCTGTGGGACAGCAGCCCTTCTCTTTCAATGTCTCGCCATACACGCAGGAGGAGTTGGCCAGCCGACGCCACAACACGGAGCTGCGGCCCTGCGGGTCGACGGTTCTGTGCCTGGACGCGGCTATGGCCGGCATCGGCTCGAACAGCTGCGGTCCGAGCCTGGCCCGTCGCTACCAGGTCGATGCCCGTGATCTGGAGCTGGGAATCCACTTCCAGCCCCGCACCATCAGCACACACAACGAGGTGAAGCCATGA
- a CDS encoding LacI family DNA-binding transcriptional regulator, producing MARLARVSTQTVSRVSMGADNVSPATREKVLRAMNQLGYSPNRAAQALRRGSFKTIGVLTQQIQRTGEALTTAGVLEAATEADYAVNLVQVKRPESDDMRQAVYRLSHQTIDGLVVVQAGRAGLDHLSLPQAMPVAVSDSALVGYYPSASADQVGGVRDAVGHLLALGHRTVHHVSGPEGSQSALIRKATWAACLREAGALVPEPVLGDWEAAAGYKAGLHLAADPDVTAVFCGNDEVALGLIRAMHEQGRRVPQDVSVVGFDGLDLGEYSFPPLTTIRQDFKRHGREMVGLVLEQVTTGPVDGSRSVIIPTELVLRGSTAPPPTR from the coding sequence GTGGCCCGCCTGGCGCGCGTCTCCACGCAGACGGTCTCACGTGTCTCGATGGGAGCAGACAATGTGAGTCCAGCCACCCGCGAGAAGGTGCTGCGAGCGATGAACCAGCTGGGTTACTCCCCCAACCGCGCGGCACAAGCCCTGCGACGGGGGTCCTTCAAGACGATCGGCGTGCTCACCCAGCAAATCCAGCGCACCGGGGAAGCCCTGACCACCGCGGGGGTACTGGAGGCCGCAACCGAGGCTGACTACGCCGTCAACCTGGTACAGGTGAAGCGCCCCGAATCCGACGATATGCGCCAGGCCGTCTACCGGCTCTCCCACCAGACCATCGACGGCCTCGTAGTGGTCCAGGCCGGCCGGGCAGGGCTCGATCACCTTTCTCTGCCGCAGGCCATGCCGGTGGCTGTCTCGGACTCAGCCCTCGTGGGCTACTACCCCTCAGCCAGCGCCGACCAGGTGGGCGGGGTCCGTGATGCCGTCGGGCACCTCCTAGCGCTGGGGCACCGCACCGTTCATCATGTCAGCGGGCCGGAGGGGTCGCAGTCGGCGTTGATCCGCAAAGCCACCTGGGCGGCCTGCCTGCGGGAGGCAGGTGCGCTGGTGCCCGAGCCAGTACTTGGGGATTGGGAGGCAGCCGCTGGTTATAAGGCAGGCCTGCACCTGGCAGCCGACCCGGACGTGACGGCTGTCTTCTGCGGCAACGACGAGGTGGCCCTAGGGCTCATCCGAGCGATGCACGAGCAGGGCCGGCGCGTGCCGCAGGATGTGTCCGTGGTGGGTTTCGACGGCCTGGACCTGGGCGAGTACAGCTTCCCGCCGCTGACCACGATCCGCCAGGATTTCAAACGCCATGGCAGGGAGATGGTCGGGCTGGTGCTGGAGCAGGTGACCACCGGCCCGGTGGACGGCTCCCGGAGCGTCATCATCCCGACCGAACTGGTACTGCGCGGCAGCACAGCTCCCCCACCCACCAGATAG